A genomic window from Nocardioides sp. BP30 includes:
- the tatA gene encoding Sec-independent protein translocase subunit TatA: MLPLIDMPGGWEWLIILVVVVFLFGAAKLPDLARGTGQALRIFKAETKGLREDEKKDAKPALTAEQIDPTVAARQAELDRRQAELDAERARLQQPDA; encoded by the coding sequence ATGCTCCCCCTGATCGACATGCCCGGTGGATGGGAATGGCTCATCATCCTGGTCGTTGTCGTCTTCCTGTTCGGTGCGGCCAAGCTGCCCGACCTCGCGCGCGGCACGGGCCAGGCGTTGCGGATCTTCAAGGCAGAGACCAAGGGCCTGCGTGAGGACGAGAAGAAGGACGCCAAGCCCGCGCTGACGGCCGAGCAGATCGACCCGACCGTCGCCGCCCGCCAGGCCGAGCTGGACCGTCGCCAGGCCGAGCTGGACGCCGAGCGCGCTCGCCTGCAGCAGCCTGACGCCTGA
- a CDS encoding helix-turn-helix transcriptional regulator → MSTPASGGRPGPATATGAKEQVARLLTLVPYLHARGGVRLDEAARDLGVSERQLVKDLRVLFLCGLPGGYPDDLIDVDLDALVEPGGDRVIRVANADYLARPLRLSQTEATAIIVALRALRGGALTEQAAEVVDRTLAKLEHAAADAAAPVEVPVEPDEREYAARKALLQRGVAEQRQLRLSYFVPTRDEESERVVDPRGVVSYRGVEYLDAYCHSAEAPRLFRLDRIRAASLLDTPVASAPEAPRSLAEGLFAPGEHLLTVTLRLEPAARWVTEYYPTQDAHQMADGSLQVDLQVADLRWLRRLLLRLAPYASVIAPEEVAEDFRDAASATLRLYDQDA, encoded by the coding sequence GTGAGCACTCCGGCGAGTGGAGGCCGACCGGGACCTGCGACCGCGACCGGCGCGAAGGAGCAGGTCGCCCGGCTGCTGACGCTGGTGCCCTACCTCCACGCCCGCGGCGGGGTGCGGCTGGACGAGGCCGCCCGCGACCTCGGTGTCTCGGAGCGTCAGCTGGTCAAGGACCTGCGGGTGCTCTTCCTGTGCGGGCTCCCGGGCGGCTATCCCGACGATCTCATCGACGTGGATCTGGACGCGCTGGTCGAACCCGGCGGTGACCGCGTGATCCGGGTCGCCAACGCCGACTACCTGGCGCGGCCGCTGCGGCTCTCCCAGACCGAGGCCACGGCGATCATCGTCGCACTGCGCGCACTGCGCGGCGGCGCTCTGACCGAGCAGGCCGCCGAGGTGGTCGACCGGACACTCGCCAAGCTGGAGCACGCCGCCGCCGACGCGGCAGCGCCGGTGGAGGTCCCGGTGGAGCCGGACGAGCGGGAGTACGCCGCCCGCAAGGCGCTGCTGCAGCGTGGGGTCGCCGAGCAGCGCCAGCTCCGGCTGTCCTACTTCGTGCCGACCCGGGACGAGGAGTCCGAGCGGGTGGTGGATCCCCGCGGGGTGGTGTCCTACCGCGGCGTGGAGTACCTCGACGCCTACTGCCACAGCGCCGAGGCGCCGCGGCTGTTCCGGCTCGACCGGATCCGGGCCGCGTCGCTCCTGGACACCCCCGTCGCCTCGGCGCCCGAGGCACCACGCAGCCTGGCAGAAGGACTGTTCGCGCCGGGCGAGCACCTGCTCACCGTCACCCTGCGGCTGGAGCCGGCGGCGCGCTGGGTCACCGAGTACTACCCGACCCAAGATGCACATCAGATGGCCGATGGGAGTCTGCAGGTCGACCTGCAGGTGGCCGACCTCCGGTGGCTGCGCCGGCTGCTGCTGCGCCTCGCGCCGTACGCCTCGGTGATCGCTCCGGAAGAGGTCGCCGAGGACTTCCGCGATGCGGCGAGCGCCACGTTGCGGCTCTACGATCAAGACGCCTGA
- a CDS encoding helix-turn-helix transcriptional regulator: MAAAKTERLMNLLIMLLVQRGYVGRERIRELLYRDSSDEAFERMFERDKEELRSLGVPIETGGHDPLFEDEAGYRVSPDQFALPPIELTADEAAVIGLATKVWEHARLAEATTEAVRKLTAAGADVDVAALDLVEPRLAAEEPSFDVFLEAVQERTEVRFDYRTSGGPDVTSRRVQPWGVVRFSGRWYVVGFDVDRADRRVFRLSRVEGEARKVGEPGVYQVPAGIDVRAIAKATLRPERAQEPAVLLVRVGAGHALRRRAERVEPLAPGERGPDGGGWERLHLVEPPSDLADEILAHGTDVYVEEPAALRRTVIERLGGVS; encoded by the coding sequence GTGGCCGCGGCGAAGACCGAGCGCCTGATGAACCTGCTCATCATGCTCCTGGTGCAACGCGGTTACGTCGGCCGGGAGCGGATCCGCGAGCTGCTCTACCGCGACTCCTCCGACGAGGCCTTCGAGCGGATGTTCGAGCGCGACAAGGAGGAGCTGCGCAGCCTCGGCGTGCCGATCGAGACCGGAGGCCACGACCCGCTGTTCGAGGACGAGGCGGGCTATCGGGTCAGCCCCGACCAGTTCGCACTGCCGCCGATCGAGCTCACCGCGGACGAGGCGGCGGTGATCGGCCTCGCCACCAAGGTGTGGGAGCACGCCCGGCTGGCCGAGGCGACCACCGAGGCCGTCCGGAAGCTGACGGCGGCGGGTGCCGACGTGGACGTGGCTGCGCTGGATCTCGTCGAGCCGCGCCTCGCCGCCGAGGAGCCGTCGTTCGACGTCTTCCTCGAGGCGGTCCAGGAGCGGACGGAGGTGCGCTTCGACTACCGCACCTCCGGCGGTCCCGACGTCACCTCGCGCCGCGTCCAGCCGTGGGGGGTCGTGCGCTTCTCCGGACGGTGGTACGTCGTGGGCTTCGACGTCGATAGGGCCGATCGCCGCGTCTTCCGGCTGTCCAGGGTCGAGGGTGAGGCGCGCAAGGTGGGTGAACCGGGGGTCTATCAGGTGCCCGCGGGCATCGACGTGCGAGCGATCGCCAAGGCCACCCTGCGGCCCGAGCGCGCCCAGGAACCGGCTGTCTTGCTCGTCCGGGTGGGCGCAGGGCACGCGCTGCGCCGCCGGGCCGAGCGGGTCGAGCCGCTGGCGCCGGGGGAGCGGGGGCCGGACGGGGGCGGCTGGGAGCGTCTGCACCTGGTCGAGCCGCCGTCCGACCTGGCTGACGAGATCCTGGCGCACGGCACGGACGTCTACGTCGAGGAGCCGGCCGCTCTGCGGCGTACGGTCATCGAGCGGTTGGGAGGGGTCTCGTGA
- a CDS encoding FKBP-type peptidyl-prolyl cis-trans isomerase, which produces MLRRLHRPAAAALLPLLLVPALAACGGGSNKDDAKSTASASASTGPSTGITGVSFTGDVGKSVTATWKSTIAMPSTTTVKTLVKGTGDTIAANDSVSAYLWIGDGTTKKTAYSDYQQGAAESLPNNGQLGTVFDKLFSGQTYGSRVVAVTNATDLLGSATAGSQLGIGAKDSVVVVADLVKKAPTSPTPSDAKVHTAKPGSQPTVVLKKGVVSGLNWKGVKKPSLTTPVQRVILKQGKGAKVKASDTVTVNYLGETYKATKPFDESYSTGKKLSTQLDQLIKGWAIGLDGVKVGSRVLLQIPPADAYGATAQTNIPANSTLWFVIDVVKAK; this is translated from the coding sequence GTGCTTCGACGTCTCCACCGTCCCGCGGCCGCCGCGCTGCTCCCCCTCCTGTTGGTCCCGGCCCTGGCTGCATGCGGTGGTGGGAGCAACAAGGACGACGCGAAGTCGACGGCGAGCGCGAGTGCCAGCACGGGCCCGAGCACCGGCATCACCGGCGTCTCCTTCACCGGTGACGTCGGCAAGAGCGTCACGGCGACCTGGAAGTCGACCATCGCGATGCCCAGCACGACCACTGTCAAGACCCTCGTGAAGGGCACCGGCGACACGATCGCCGCCAACGACTCGGTCAGTGCCTACCTGTGGATCGGGGACGGCACCACCAAGAAGACGGCCTACAGCGACTACCAGCAGGGAGCCGCCGAGTCGCTGCCGAACAACGGCCAGCTGGGCACGGTCTTCGACAAGCTGTTCTCCGGGCAGACCTACGGCTCCCGCGTCGTGGCGGTGACGAACGCGACCGACCTGCTCGGCTCGGCGACGGCAGGCAGCCAGCTCGGCATCGGCGCCAAGGACAGCGTCGTGGTCGTCGCCGACCTGGTGAAGAAGGCGCCGACCTCGCCGACGCCGTCCGACGCGAAGGTCCACACCGCCAAGCCGGGTAGCCAGCCCACGGTGGTGCTGAAGAAGGGCGTCGTCTCCGGGCTGAACTGGAAGGGCGTCAAGAAGCCCTCCCTGACGACACCGGTCCAGCGGGTGATCCTGAAGCAGGGCAAGGGCGCGAAGGTGAAGGCGTCCGACACCGTGACGGTCAACTACCTCGGTGAGACCTACAAGGCGACCAAGCCCTTCGACGAGAGCTACTCCACCGGCAAGAAGCTCTCCACCCAACTCGACCAGCTCATCAAGGGCTGGGCGATCGGTCTCGACGGGGTGAAGGTCGGCAGCCGGGTGCTCCTGCAGATCCCGCCCGCCGACGCGTACGGCGCCACCGCCCAGACCAACATCCCGGCGAACTCGACGCTCTGGTTCGTCATCGACGTCGTCAAGGCGAAGTAG
- a CDS encoding FKBP-type peptidyl-prolyl cis-trans isomerase gives MRLRRSASLVVPALLLPTLVACGSTKIGYGDATTQGFSGVTISGSQGKAPTVKWNKEIAYPHSTTVKTLVKGTGPAVAKGDSISANIWIGDGTTKLQSYSDYANGSPETLTWDSSLSAEWGKILQGSHYGDRVAAIVPSDKLLGDTGNAQLGIGTQDSLLVIVDLMEKTTPTPSASASPSASASASAPATPALKAPKGKVQAAPGWMPKLELKGGPTSAPTGMNFKGVPKPKASGKLKQAILIKGTGKKVKAGDTITANYYGMVYGAKTPFDESYSKTPFTSALAQLVKGWQEGLVGVPVGSRVFLQIPPSLGYGSTAQSGIPANSTLYFVLDVLAAN, from the coding sequence GTGCGTCTGCGTCGCTCCGCGTCCCTCGTCGTACCCGCCCTGCTCCTGCCTACGCTCGTCGCCTGCGGCAGCACCAAGATCGGCTATGGCGACGCCACCACCCAGGGTTTCTCCGGCGTCACCATCTCCGGCTCCCAGGGCAAGGCACCGACGGTGAAGTGGAACAAGGAGATCGCCTACCCCCACTCGACCACCGTCAAGACGCTGGTCAAGGGCACCGGTCCGGCCGTGGCCAAGGGCGACAGCATCAGCGCCAACATCTGGATCGGCGACGGCACCACCAAGCTGCAGTCCTACAGCGACTACGCCAACGGCTCCCCGGAGACGCTGACGTGGGACAGCAGCCTCAGCGCCGAGTGGGGCAAGATCCTGCAGGGCTCGCACTATGGCGACCGGGTCGCAGCCATCGTGCCCTCGGACAAGCTGCTCGGCGACACCGGCAACGCGCAGCTCGGCATCGGCACCCAGGACAGCCTGCTGGTGATCGTGGACCTGATGGAGAAGACGACACCCACGCCGAGCGCGAGCGCCTCGCCCAGCGCCTCGGCCAGTGCCAGCGCCCCCGCCACCCCTGCCCTGAAGGCACCGAAGGGCAAGGTCCAGGCGGCGCCGGGCTGGATGCCGAAGCTCGAGCTCAAGGGCGGCCCCACCAGCGCACCGACCGGGATGAACTTCAAGGGCGTGCCCAAGCCCAAGGCGAGCGGCAAGCTCAAGCAGGCGATCCTGATCAAGGGCACCGGCAAGAAGGTCAAGGCCGGCGACACGATCACCGCCAACTACTACGGCATGGTGTACGGCGCGAAGACGCCGTTCGACGAGAGCTACTCCAAGACGCCGTTCACCAGCGCGCTGGCGCAGCTGGTCAAGGGCTGGCAGGAGGGCCTGGTCGGCGTGCCCGTCGGTAGCCGGGTGTTCCTGCAGATCCCGCCGTCGCTGGGCTACGGCTCGACCGCGCAGAGCGGCATCCCGGCCAACTCCACGCTGTACTTCGTGCTGGACGTCCTCGCCGCGAACTGA
- the pafA gene encoding Pup--protein ligase: protein MDRRIFGIENEYGVTCTFRGQRRLSPDEVARYLFRKVVSWGRSSNVFLRNGARLYLDVGSHPEYATPECDDVVEVVTHDKAGERTLEGLLLDAEQRLHDEGIAGEIYLFKNNTDSAGNSYGCHENYLVSRAGEFSRLAEVLIPFLVTRQLIVGAGKVTQTPRGATYSISQRAEHIWEGVSSATTRSRPIINTRDEPHADAEKYRRLHVIVGDSNMSETTTMLKIASCDLVLRMIEEGVVMRDLTMENPIRAIREVAHDMTGRRKVRLANGREASAWEIQMEYLTKARDFVDRRQISTPTIERALDLWERALKAVESEDLSLVDREIDWVIKWKLLERYRAKHGLPLGHPRIAQLDLAYHDIHRNRGLYYLLEKKGAVARVTNDLKIFEAKSVPPQNTRARLRGEFIKKAQERRRDFTVDWVHLKLNDQAQRTVLCKDPFRAYDDRVQRLIDGM, encoded by the coding sequence ATGGACCGGCGGATCTTCGGCATCGAGAACGAGTACGGCGTGACGTGCACGTTCCGTGGCCAGCGAAGGCTGAGCCCGGATGAGGTCGCGCGCTACCTGTTCCGCAAGGTGGTGAGCTGGGGTCGCAGCAGCAACGTGTTCCTCCGCAACGGCGCTCGGCTCTATCTCGACGTGGGCAGTCACCCGGAGTACGCGACCCCCGAGTGCGACGACGTGGTCGAGGTCGTCACCCACGACAAGGCGGGGGAGCGCACTCTCGAGGGGCTGCTGCTCGACGCCGAGCAGCGGCTGCACGACGAGGGCATCGCGGGCGAGATCTACCTGTTCAAGAACAACACCGACTCCGCGGGCAACTCCTACGGCTGCCACGAGAACTACCTCGTCAGCCGGGCCGGGGAGTTCAGCCGGCTGGCCGAGGTCCTGATCCCGTTCCTCGTCACCCGTCAGCTGATCGTCGGTGCGGGCAAGGTCACCCAGACCCCGCGTGGTGCGACCTACAGCATCAGCCAGCGCGCCGAGCACATCTGGGAGGGGGTCTCGAGCGCGACCACCCGCAGCAGGCCCATCATCAACACGCGCGACGAGCCGCACGCGGATGCGGAGAAGTACCGCCGCCTGCACGTCATCGTCGGCGACTCCAACATGTCCGAGACGACCACGATGCTCAAGATCGCCTCGTGCGACCTGGTCCTGCGGATGATCGAGGAGGGCGTGGTGATGCGCGACCTGACCATGGAGAACCCGATCCGGGCCATCCGTGAGGTAGCGCACGACATGACCGGTCGCCGCAAGGTGCGGCTGGCCAACGGCCGCGAGGCCAGCGCCTGGGAGATCCAGATGGAGTACCTCACCAAGGCACGTGACTTCGTCGACCGCCGGCAGATCTCCACCCCGACCATCGAGCGGGCCCTCGACCTGTGGGAGCGCGCCTTGAAGGCGGTGGAGTCGGAGGACCTGAGCCTGGTCGATCGTGAGATCGACTGGGTGATCAAGTGGAAGCTGCTGGAGCGCTACCGTGCCAAGCACGGCCTGCCGCTGGGACATCCGCGGATCGCCCAGCTGGACCTGGCCTACCACGACATCCACCGCAACCGCGGCCTCTACTACCTGCTGGAGAAGAAGGGCGCGGTCGCCCGCGTCACCAACGACCTGAAGATCTTCGAGGCCAAGTCGGTGCCGCCGCAGAACACCCGCGCGCGGCTGCGGGGGGAGTTCATCAAGAAGGCGCAGGAGCGTCGCCGCGATTTCACCGTCGACTGGGTCCACCTCAAGCTCAACGACCAGGCACAGCGCACGGTGCTGTGCAAGGACCCGTTCCGGGCGTACGACGACCGCGTCCAGCGACTCATCGACGGCATGTAG
- the prcA gene encoding proteasome subunit alpha, with the protein MSMGFGGYVSPEQLMKDRADFARKGISRGRSVVGLQYADGLLFVSENPSAALHKVSEIYDRIAFAAVGRYNEFENLRIAGVRLADMRGYSYDRRDVTGRGLANAYAQTLGAIFSSGGEKPYEVELFVGEIGDAPQADQLYRLTYDGQVADEHGYAVMGGAADVVAGYLKERYQEGAALESALRLAVDALGHAPGANGNDGSDRVIPVEDLEVAVLDRTRTQTRKFSRLGPSRLTALLGERAAAAVAPAATDPAVAPGEVPAANEPPVAPPLS; encoded by the coding sequence ATGAGCATGGGATTCGGGGGCTACGTCAGCCCTGAGCAGCTGATGAAGGACCGCGCGGACTTCGCCCGCAAGGGCATCTCGCGCGGGCGCTCGGTGGTCGGCCTCCAGTACGCCGACGGCCTCCTGTTCGTCTCGGAGAACCCCTCGGCCGCCCTGCACAAGGTCAGCGAGATCTACGACCGCATCGCCTTCGCCGCCGTCGGTCGCTACAACGAGTTCGAGAACCTGCGCATCGCCGGCGTGCGGCTGGCCGACATGCGGGGCTACTCCTACGACCGGCGGGACGTGACGGGGCGTGGGCTGGCGAACGCCTACGCCCAGACGCTGGGTGCGATCTTCTCCAGCGGCGGTGAGAAGCCCTACGAGGTCGAACTCTTCGTCGGCGAGATCGGCGACGCGCCGCAGGCCGACCAGCTCTACCGCCTCACCTACGACGGCCAGGTCGCCGACGAGCACGGCTACGCCGTGATGGGCGGCGCCGCCGATGTGGTCGCGGGCTACCTGAAGGAGCGCTACCAGGAGGGCGCCGCGCTCGAGTCGGCGCTCCGGCTGGCGGTCGACGCGCTGGGACACGCGCCGGGCGCCAACGGCAACGACGGCTCCGACCGGGTGATCCCGGTCGAGGACCTCGAGGTCGCCGTGCTCGATCGCACCCGGACGCAGACCCGCAAGTTCTCCCGGCTCGGCCCGTCGCGTCTGACGGCGCTGCTGGGGGAGCGGGCCGCCGCTGCTGTCGCGCCAGCAGCCACCGACCCCGCCGTCGCACCCGGCGAGGTTCCCGCCGCGAACGAACCCCCGGTCGCCCCGCCGCTCTCCTGA
- the prcB gene encoding proteasome subunit beta: MTHPRLPASFMTPGSSSFADFLASTAPDLLPARRAMPAGNAGELAPHGTTIVAVTYPGGVVMAGDRRATMGNVIAQRDIQKVFPADEFSCVGIAGTAGLAVEMVRLFQTELEHYEKIEGITLSMDGKANRLAALIRQNLGMAMQGLAVVPLFAGFDHEAGIGRIFSYDVTGGRYEETAFHSVGSGSMFARGALKKLYRDDLDEIGAVTAIVQALYDAADDDSATGGPDLTRRIFPVVHLITAEGGRRLPDDEVAAVADRVVGGRMQRPDGPVAALESGAR; this comes from the coding sequence GTGACCCACCCCCGTCTCCCCGCGTCGTTCATGACGCCGGGGTCCTCCTCCTTCGCCGACTTCCTGGCGAGCACCGCTCCCGACCTGCTGCCGGCACGCCGGGCGATGCCCGCCGGCAACGCCGGCGAGCTGGCACCGCACGGCACCACCATCGTCGCGGTGACCTACCCGGGTGGCGTGGTGATGGCCGGCGACCGTCGTGCCACCATGGGCAACGTCATCGCGCAGCGCGACATCCAGAAGGTGTTCCCGGCCGACGAGTTCTCCTGCGTCGGCATCGCCGGGACCGCCGGGCTCGCGGTGGAGATGGTGCGCCTGTTCCAGACCGAGCTCGAGCACTACGAGAAGATCGAGGGCATCACCCTCTCCATGGACGGCAAGGCCAACCGGCTCGCCGCCCTCATCCGGCAGAACCTGGGCATGGCCATGCAGGGCCTGGCCGTCGTACCGCTGTTCGCCGGCTTCGACCACGAGGCCGGGATCGGCCGCATCTTCTCCTACGACGTCACCGGCGGCCGCTACGAGGAGACCGCCTTCCACTCCGTCGGCTCGGGGTCGATGTTCGCGCGCGGAGCGCTCAAGAAGCTCTACCGCGACGACCTCGACGAGATCGGCGCCGTCACCGCGATCGTGCAGGCCCTGTACGACGCGGCGGACGACGACTCCGCCACCGGCGGGCCGGACCTGACCCGGCGGATCTTCCCGGTCGTCCACCTCATCACGGCCGAGGGCGGTCGTCGTCTGCCCGACGACGAGGTGGCAGCGGTCGCCGACCGCGTGGTCGGCGGGCGGATGCAGCGCCCTGACGGCCCGGTCGCCGCGTTGGAGAGTGGTGCACGATGA
- a CDS encoding ubiquitin-like protein Pup, with amino-acid sequence MAQEQKQPRKSEADEDAVEATETSDVAERKEALDNDIDDILDEIDDVLETNAEDFVKSFIQKGGQ; translated from the coding sequence ATGGCACAGGAACAGAAGCAGCCGCGGAAGTCCGAGGCCGACGAGGACGCCGTCGAGGCCACCGAGACCAGCGACGTCGCCGAGCGCAAGGAAGCGCTCGACAACGACATCGACGACATCCTCGACGAGATCGACGACGTGCTCGAGACCAATGCCGAGGACTTCGTGAAGTCGTTCATCCAGAAGGGCGGCCAGTGA
- the dop gene encoding depupylase/deamidase Dop encodes MSVRRVMGTEIEYGISVAGQPLANPMVASSQVVNAYASATLKARRARWDFEEESPLRDARGFDMSRQVADPSQLTDEDLGLANVILTNGARLYVDHAHPEFSTPEVTTPLDAVRWDKAGEQIMLDATRAAQRLPGNPQITLYKNNTDNKGASYGAHENYLMRRSTPFGDIVRHLTPFFVSRQVFAGAGRVGLGQDGRGHDGRKDGFQLSQRADFFEVEVGLETTLKRPIINTRDEPHADPEKYRRLHVIIGDANLAEVSTYLKIGTTSLVLAMIEDRFISRDLAVDGPVAALRAVSHDPTLKHTVTLKDGRSLTGVQLQLEYLDLAKKYVEDRYGADADPQTKDVLERWESVLDRLERDPMLCAAELDWVAKLKLLQSYRDRDGLAWDDAKLHLIDLQYADIRPEKGLYHRLVRAGRIERLLEDTAVEAAMHEPPTDTRAYFRGRCLEKYSENVAAASWDSVIFDLPGRESLQRVPTIDPMRGTRSSVGALIDSCETATQLFDALTR; translated from the coding sequence ATGAGTGTTCGACGGGTGATGGGGACCGAGATCGAGTACGGCATCTCGGTCGCGGGGCAGCCGCTGGCCAACCCGATGGTCGCCTCGTCGCAGGTCGTCAACGCCTACGCCTCGGCCACGCTGAAGGCGCGTCGCGCGCGGTGGGACTTCGAGGAGGAGTCACCGCTGCGCGACGCGCGCGGCTTCGACATGAGCCGGCAGGTCGCCGACCCCAGTCAGCTCACCGACGAGGACCTCGGTCTGGCCAACGTGATCCTCACCAACGGTGCGCGCCTCTACGTCGACCACGCGCATCCCGAGTTCTCCACCCCCGAGGTGACGACGCCGCTGGACGCCGTCCGCTGGGACAAGGCGGGGGAGCAGATCATGCTCGACGCCACCCGCGCCGCGCAGCGTCTGCCCGGCAACCCGCAGATCACGCTCTACAAGAACAACACCGACAACAAGGGCGCCTCCTACGGCGCCCACGAGAACTACCTGATGCGGCGTTCGACGCCGTTCGGCGACATCGTCAGGCACCTCACGCCGTTCTTCGTCAGCCGCCAGGTCTTCGCCGGCGCGGGCCGCGTCGGGCTCGGGCAGGACGGCCGCGGCCACGACGGTCGCAAGGACGGCTTCCAGCTCAGCCAGCGTGCCGACTTCTTCGAGGTCGAGGTCGGCCTGGAGACGACGCTGAAGCGTCCCATCATCAACACCAGGGACGAGCCGCACGCGGATCCGGAGAAGTACCGTCGCCTGCACGTCATCATCGGCGACGCCAACCTCGCCGAGGTCTCGACGTATCTGAAGATCGGCACGACCTCGCTGGTGCTGGCGATGATCGAGGACAGGTTCATCAGTCGCGACCTCGCCGTCGACGGCCCGGTCGCCGCGCTGCGCGCCGTCAGCCACGATCCGACGCTCAAGCACACCGTGACGCTCAAGGACGGTCGCAGCCTGACGGGTGTCCAGCTCCAGCTGGAGTACCTCGACCTCGCCAAGAAGTACGTCGAGGACCGTTACGGCGCCGACGCCGATCCCCAGACCAAGGACGTCCTGGAGCGCTGGGAGTCGGTGCTCGACCGGTTGGAGCGCGACCCGATGCTGTGCGCGGCCGAGCTCGACTGGGTCGCCAAGCTCAAGCTCCTGCAGTCCTACCGCGACCGTGACGGTCTGGCATGGGACGACGCCAAGCTGCACCTGATCGACCTGCAGTACGCCGACATCCGTCCCGAGAAGGGGCTCTACCACCGGCTGGTGCGTGCCGGCCGGATCGAGCGGCTGCTCGAGGACACCGCCGTCGAGGCGGCGATGCACGAGCCGCCGACGGACACCCGCGCCTACTTCCGTGGTCGCTGCCTGGAGAAGTACTCCGAGAACGTCGCCGCCGCCAGCTGGGACTCGGTCATCTTCGACCTCCCCGGTCGCGAGTCGCTGCAGCGGGTCCCCACGATCGACCCGATGCGCGGCACCCGCAGCAGCGTCGGCGCGCTGATCGACTCCTGCGAGACGGCTACGCAGCTGTTCGATGCACTGACCCGCTAA